In the genome of Phlebotomus papatasi isolate M1 chromosome 2, Ppap_2.1, whole genome shotgun sequence, one region contains:
- the LOC129804994 gene encoding odorant receptor 4-like, producing the protein MIMYRKAFHEIFFYFDGLIDSVEFSSKVRKKHLEWNVEVALKWTTIFLSFVTIGGLIVNCYDLYETNFSSPMRFLIPGLSRSSIFFFPANIIFQVTLYFAILHVIMGSDAVIMITICYFRSENQAVVEFIEQLDESEIVQKNCNGIFRNIYEVHQTVTWNMKKLLEGYWHIYFYKLFTIILYLCTLLFIFQSVNISMMIVLLCALIVTAQIFILCFFGQLLRNSSEAIAEALYMTKWYEMGIEDQKNLLLLLLRFQKAVKIEAFGFGTISIYTFVQIIKAAASYASIAYTIFK; encoded by the exons ATGATCATGTACAGGAAAGCTTTTCATGAGATATTCTTCTATTTTGACGGATTAATTGATTCTGTGGAATTTTCCTCAAAAGTACGAAAGAAGCATCTTGAATGGAATGTTGAAGTAGCTCTGAAGTGGACAac aattttcttGAGCTTTGTTACAATTGGTGGACTCATCGTTAATTGCTATGATTTATACGAGACTAATTTCTCATCCCCAATGAGATTCCTCATCCCAGGACTCTCCAGGAGTAGCATCTTCTTCTTTCCtgcaaatataattttccaagTAACTCTGTACTTTGCTATTCTGCACGTGATTATGGGATCCGATGCTGTAATTATGATCACAATTTGTTACTTTCGAAGTGAAAACCAGGCTGTTGTGGAGTTTATTGAGCAGCTCGATGAATCAGAAATTGTGCAAAAGAATTGCAATGGTATCTTTAGAAATATATACGAAGTACATCAAACAGTAACATGGAATATGAAGAAACTACTTGAGGGTTACTGGCACATTTACTTCTACAAACTCTTTACCATCATCCTGTATTTGTGTACACTGCTCTTCATCTTTCAATCCGTGAATATCAGTATGATGATTGTCCTCCTGTGCGCCTTGATTGTCACAGCACAGATCTTCATCCTCTGCTTCTTCGGACAACTCCTCAGGAATAGTTCAGAAGCCATTGCAGAAGCACTCTACATGACCAAGTGGTACGAGATGGGAATTGAAGATCAGAAGAATCTCTTGCTTTTGCTTCTGAGATTCCAGAAAGCAGTTAAAATTGAGGCTTTTGGCTTTGGTACAATATCCATTTATACTTTTGTCCAG ATTATAAAAGCAGCAGCTTCTTATGCGAGTATTGCTTATACGATATTTAAATGA